CCACACGAATTTTTGTATAAAGTAGTTCTTTCAGGAGATTTAGAGCAATACTATGAGATTGATCCTAAAAATTCATGGATATTAGCTGCTGCTGAAAAAAATATTCCAATTATTTGTCCAGGATGGGAAGATTCTACAACTGGTAATATCTTTGCTTCCTATGTTATCAAAGGTGAGTTAAACGTTCATACCGTGAAAACTGGTATTGAATATATGATTTATTTAACTGAATGGTACCGTGCTAACTCAGGTGGTAAAGGTGTTGGTTTCTTCCAAATCGGCGGTGGTATCGCTGGAGATTTCCCTATCTGTGTAGTCCCAATGATGTACCAAGATTTAGAGTGGCATGATGTTCCTTTCTGGTCTTATTTCTGTCAAATCTCTGACTCAACAACTTCTTATGGTTCTTATTCAGGAGCGGTTCCTAATGAAAAGATCACTTGGGGTAAATTGGATACAGAATCTCCTAAGTTTATAGTGGAGTCTGATGCTACAATCGTTGCTCCTTTAATCTTCGCTTGGGTATTAGGTCAATAGAAATTTAATAGGAAAGGGGATATTTTGGACAAAAATCTAATTACAGATAATCCAATAGCCATTCAGGCTTTAATGACTGATACGGTATTTGCTATCCCTGATTCTAATATGCCGATTGTGGAAACACAATCACTTGGCAATACTACAACTCCTCAGCAAGGGCATTTAGAATCCTCTGCTGAGGAGTTTGTTTATAAAGGTGATAGAACAACAGGTGTGCTGTTTATCCTTAGGTATCCTGATTATCCATACTTTTCTCCTCAGGCAGAGGAGGCATTTCTTAAAACCATTGGTGCTCTACAGCTAAACGCTGAAAATGTGGCGATATTGAACTTGGCAAATCCACACAATCCAAATGAATGGAAGCGCATTATGAGTTTCTTTAATCCGAAAAAAATAACACTGTTGGGAGTAGACCCAACTTCCCTGAGATTACCTGAAATCGCCCATAATTCTTATATGCATGGGAAGGTAGCTACCGTCTTCAATACATTTAGTTTTGAGGAAATGTTTGCCGATGTTCAGAAAAAGAAACTTTTCTGGACAGAATTTAAATCTTTTATCCAATCCTAAGATTTTAGTTTTTACCTATTTCTTTCTTGTTTAAATAATAGAATGCTATTTTTGAAGCTTATTTATTAGCTATGGAACTGGTATTTGCAACAAACAATGCGCATAAATTAGAGGAAGTCCAACAAATGGTGGGAGATAAATTTATCTTGAAATCATTAAATGATATTGGATGTACAGACGACATTCCAGAGACAGGTGTAACCTTTGAGGAAAATGCTAAGCAAAAGACCGATTATTTAGTTAGTAAATATAATGTGAATTGTTTTGGTGATGATTCTGGTTTAGAAATCAAAGCTTTAGATGGCGAACCAGGTGTTTATTCTGCTAGATATTCTGGTTCTAGAGATATGGAAAAAAACATTGATCTAGTTTTGGAAAAACTGCAAGGT
The Sphingobacterium daejeonense genome window above contains:
- a CDS encoding deoxyhypusine synthase family protein; amino-acid sequence: MSTQRGPISQFIEKNYLHFNAASLVDAAKGYETHLAEGGKMLVSLAGAMSTAELGISLAEMIRQDKVAIISCTGANLEEDVMNLVAHSHYKRVPNYRDLTPQDEWELLENHYNRVTDTCIPEEEAFRRLQSHLEKAWKDAEAAGERYFPHEFLYKVVLSGDLEQYYEIDPKNSWILAAAEKNIPIICPGWEDSTTGNIFASYVIKGELNVHTVKTGIEYMIYLTEWYRANSGGKGVGFFQIGGGIAGDFPICVVPMMYQDLEWHDVPFWSYFCQISDSTTSYGSYSGAVPNEKITWGKLDTESPKFIVESDATIVAPLIFAWVLGQ